A genomic region of Enterococcus sp. 12C11_DIV0727 contains the following coding sequences:
- a CDS encoding helix-turn-helix domain-containing protein, with amino-acid sequence MKSKMPKILSFISEEAVSRKMTSEEIAIHFGYDKHHFSRKFKEINGFSVAEFLSSLKVEKAIFELDEEKRILDLQERAGFESSGSFTNTFKKYTGSSPRAYKTEMSALFDDMKRFETDDKDQSIAHFEEKSQSFCTVTIEVPDGFEMGILFIGLFHTLIPNHLPISGVATKHLLGNTLNNIPNGDYYLLACGISRSTNVLSYFNLGNSLRGKEDERLSFPICSGNHYTIKLREPIPEDPPILVNVGKLLISRLKNTI; translated from the coding sequence ATGAAATCAAAAATGCCTAAAATTCTTTCTTTCATTTCAGAAGAAGCGGTTAGTAGAAAAATGACCAGTGAGGAAATTGCCATTCACTTTGGTTATGATAAACATCACTTTAGTCGGAAATTTAAAGAAATAAATGGATTCAGTGTTGCTGAATTTCTCTCTAGTTTAAAAGTTGAAAAGGCGATCTTTGAACTTGATGAAGAAAAGCGAATACTCGACCTACAAGAACGTGCAGGTTTTGAAAGCAGTGGCAGTTTCACGAATACCTTTAAAAAATATACTGGAAGTTCTCCTAGAGCGTACAAAACGGAAATGAGTGCTCTTTTTGATGATATGAAACGGTTTGAAACGGATGATAAGGATCAGTCAATAGCACATTTTGAAGAAAAGAGCCAGTCTTTTTGCACCGTAACGATTGAAGTACCGGATGGATTTGAGATGGGAATCCTATTTATTGGCCTTTTCCATACACTTATTCCGAATCATCTGCCTATATCTGGAGTAGCAACCAAACATTTACTCGGAAATACATTGAACAATATTCCAAATGGAGACTATTATTTATTAGCTTGTGGGATAAGCCGTTCCACTAATGTTCTATCTTACTTTAACTTAGGCAATAGTTTAAGGGGGAAAGAAGATGAACGGTTATCTTTTCCAATCTGTTCTGGCAATCATTACACGATTAAGCTAAGAGAACCGATCCCAGAAGACCCACCAATATTAGTGAATGTGGGGAAACTTTTGATCTCTCGTTTAAAGAACACAATCTAG
- a CDS encoding VOC family protein: protein MSLNVKSVTVGLPVSNLEAAASWYGKLLMSDEKITPVEGIIEYQIGSVWIQLFEEKMNVSENALRLEVEDLDTEFERLKTLGVIVDEVIADVANILRYVDFSDPDGNKLSFYWLYTQESI, encoded by the coding sequence ATGAGTTTAAATGTAAAAAGTGTTACTGTAGGTCTACCAGTAAGTAACTTAGAGGCAGCTGCAAGTTGGTATGGAAAACTTCTTATGAGCGACGAGAAAATCACCCCTGTTGAAGGGATTATTGAGTATCAAATTGGTTCTGTTTGGATTCAACTTTTCGAAGAAAAAATGAATGTTTCAGAGAATGCTTTACGTTTAGAAGTAGAAGATTTAGACACAGAATTTGAGCGTTTAAAAACACTTGGTGTAATCGTTGACGAGGTGATAGCGGATGTAGCGAATATCCTTCGATACGTTGATTTCTCTGATCCTGATGGTAATAAGTTATCGTTCTATTGGTTATACACTCAAGAGTCGATCTAA
- a CDS encoding DUF4822 domain-containing protein yields the protein MSTKTRNKQHFSLSFITMLLTFIFVLNGHTALAADYEPNQLLGSTNWEGTYVYDAQGNDVTSQNSGFIGRAKYDATTNRYEFFDKQTNVSRGDKGIFFVTQDGKKRILLSELGYRVVVDMVRLDKDMFTYRRSGVQKDGTQGNVFVEHVPYSGELTFTSQPPVLSKQTGEIVTDQPGRTILSITKWQGTKALDENGNDVSAYNQGFLGLARYESKTGRYEFFTTQGESRNDFGYYDVINGNKERTHISLGANSYGATLELTELNNNRFTYARMGKNAAGEDIPITVEHEPYTGEQPLEFTFNPANELIVQPAAKVPNKDDLTNSNAVVEVESVTNSGTVKFSENANTEASIIFSKINTKDRQTLVEENEPGKAVVSVIDTRTGEASQNEWNVRTKLSDGPFGNKGFLLNNLGVVLTPSTQEESVTTAEKVTMNDNGEYQAFSVAYKEGSNERKAVTLNPQLTVGNTNLLQSGVYGANITWTLTPKV from the coding sequence ATGAGCACAAAAACAAGGAACAAACAGCACTTTAGTTTATCTTTTATCACAATGTTGCTTACGTTTATTTTTGTATTAAACGGGCATACTGCATTGGCTGCAGATTATGAACCTAACCAACTTTTAGGTTCAACAAATTGGGAAGGGACCTATGTCTACGATGCGCAAGGTAATGATGTAACAAGTCAAAATAGTGGATTTATCGGTAGAGCAAAATATGACGCTACAACAAATCGTTATGAATTTTTTGACAAACAAACAAATGTAAGCCGTGGCGATAAAGGAATCTTTTTCGTCACGCAAGATGGCAAAAAAAGAATTTTACTATCCGAGCTTGGCTATCGCGTTGTTGTTGACATGGTAAGATTGGATAAAGATATGTTTACGTACCGCAGATCTGGTGTTCAAAAAGATGGCACTCAAGGGAATGTATTTGTTGAACACGTACCTTACAGCGGAGAATTGACTTTTACTTCACAACCTCCTGTATTATCAAAACAAACTGGAGAAATTGTAACAGATCAACCAGGTAGAACCATTTTAAGTATAACAAAATGGCAAGGAACAAAAGCTCTTGATGAGAACGGTAATGACGTTTCTGCATACAACCAAGGGTTTTTAGGATTAGCTCGTTATGAAAGCAAAACAGGTAGATATGAATTTTTCACCACACAAGGCGAATCAAGAAATGATTTTGGCTATTATGATGTAATCAACGGGAATAAAGAACGAACGCATATCTCATTGGGTGCAAACAGCTATGGAGCCACATTAGAATTGACAGAACTTAATAACAACCGTTTCACTTATGCTAGAATGGGTAAAAACGCTGCGGGTGAAGATATTCCAATCACCGTTGAGCACGAACCTTATACTGGAGAACAGCCCTTAGAATTCACCTTTAATCCAGCAAACGAATTAATTGTGCAACCAGCAGCTAAAGTACCAAATAAAGATGATCTAACAAATAGTAATGCAGTAGTAGAAGTTGAAAGTGTAACAAATTCAGGTACAGTTAAATTTAGTGAAAATGCCAATACTGAAGCGAGTATTATTTTTTCAAAAATCAATACAAAAGATAGACAAACATTAGTTGAAGAAAATGAACCTGGAAAAGCAGTAGTCAGTGTTATTGATACACGTACTGGGGAAGCTTCACAAAATGAATGGAATGTTCGTACTAAGTTATCTGATGGCCCTTTTGGAAATAAGGGTTTCTTATTAAATAATTTAGGTGTTGTACTCACCCCTTCTACACAAGAAGAATCTGTAACAACTGCTGAGAAAGTAACGATGAATGACAATGGTGAATATCAAGCCTTTTCGGTCGCTTATAAAGAAGGAAGCAATGAACGAAAAGCAGTAACTTTGAACCCACAATTAACAGTTGGAAATACAAACTTGTTACAGTCAGGCGTGTATGGAGCGAATATTACTTGGACATTGACTCCTAAAGTGTAA
- a CDS encoding DUF916 and DUF3324 domain-containing protein — protein MRVNQWFIGLLFLMFFWVLLPVKVLANSSGFYVTPVIPENQLEDTKDYFNLSVPAVMDQTLELVIINESVESKDFHLTLLDGMTTNDGTISYDNKHKYSDSKRYKIAEIAQLEKNEVTVEPNSSETVKIQLKNTVKDFFGMILGAVNISQKEEADKKAGVSNSFAYTIPIKIRVAEDNNDYKLTYDGLTVDVEKVKKALALTFQNPNPNILRKLNLTFSIYKKGDSATPLYKNDMNEIELAPNSLFTPMLSLTEAKLKAGEYVLKIDAKSDVLNESWESEFKLSTAQGQSINGGVEVFSESNQVWMMIIATVLVIGGVGYVFFKKKS, from the coding sequence ATGAGAGTAAATCAATGGTTTATTGGCCTGTTATTCCTTATGTTTTTTTGGGTTTTGCTTCCAGTAAAAGTATTGGCTAATAGTTCTGGGTTTTATGTAACACCAGTTATACCAGAAAACCAGCTAGAAGATACGAAGGATTACTTCAATTTAAGTGTACCCGCAGTAATGGACCAAACTTTGGAATTAGTAATTATAAATGAATCAGTTGAATCAAAAGACTTTCACTTAACTCTGCTTGACGGGATGACAACAAATGACGGAACAATTAGTTATGATAATAAACATAAGTATAGTGACAGTAAGAGATATAAAATAGCAGAAATAGCACAGTTAGAAAAAAATGAAGTGACAGTAGAACCAAACAGTTCTGAAACAGTCAAAATACAATTGAAGAATACTGTTAAAGATTTTTTTGGTATGATTTTAGGAGCTGTAAATATCAGTCAAAAAGAAGAAGCGGATAAAAAAGCAGGTGTTAGTAACTCTTTTGCTTATACTATTCCTATAAAAATAAGAGTAGCAGAAGACAATAATGACTACAAATTGACTTATGACGGTTTGACCGTTGATGTTGAGAAAGTCAAGAAAGCATTGGCATTAACATTTCAAAATCCCAATCCAAATATTCTCAGAAAATTGAATCTAACATTTTCAATTTACAAAAAAGGAGATTCAGCTACCCCTCTTTATAAAAATGACATGAACGAAATCGAATTAGCTCCCAACAGCCTGTTTACACCTATGTTATCTTTAACTGAAGCTAAATTAAAAGCGGGTGAATATGTGTTAAAAATTGATGCAAAATCTGATGTACTAAATGAGTCATGGGAAAGTGAATTTAAACTTTCCACTGCACAAGGGCAGTCAATCAATGGTGGAGTAGAAGTTTTTTCTGAAAGTAATCAAGTGTGGATGATGATTATTGCAACTGTTCTGGTTATAGGAGGAGTAGGCTATGTTTTTTTCAAAAAAAAATCGTAA
- a CDS encoding class I SAM-dependent methyltransferase: protein MADWNTLFYDQKNIELAPEPEAVKFIELLAKEFPNQQERRVWDLGCGGGRHSVVMGKMGCEVFISDNSSKAIELTTKKLEENHINYVEALTSMEIYPWSKKEFLHGVFSWAVLQHNTLDKIIEAIDCIYDSLITGGYFLGTIKSTKADLYGKGEEIEKDTFVLEVGIEEGVPHHYFDEDGIKQLFPDDKWERMILAEQVVNYVGKAEEFWAFNPFRYTTWCVLMKKNSC from the coding sequence ATGGCAGATTGGAATACACTATTTTATGATCAAAAAAACATAGAATTAGCACCTGAACCTGAAGCCGTTAAATTCATAGAACTCTTAGCAAAAGAATTTCCAAATCAGCAAGAGCGACGGGTTTGGGATCTAGGTTGCGGTGGAGGACGTCACAGTGTGGTGATGGGAAAAATGGGCTGTGAGGTTTTTATTAGCGATAATTCTAGTAAAGCAATAGAACTGACAACGAAAAAATTAGAAGAGAATCACATCAACTATGTTGAAGCCTTGACCTCGATGGAAATCTATCCGTGGAGCAAGAAAGAGTTCTTGCATGGTGTTTTTAGTTGGGCGGTGCTTCAGCATAATACTTTGGATAAAATAATTGAAGCGATTGATTGCATTTACGATTCGCTTATAACAGGTGGTTATTTTTTAGGGACGATCAAATCGACAAAAGCGGATTTGTATGGCAAGGGAGAAGAAATCGAAAAAGATACATTTGTGTTAGAGGTAGGAATAGAAGAAGGCGTTCCTCACCATTATTTTGACGAAGATGGAATCAAGCAGCTTTTCCCTGATGATAAGTGGGAAAGGATGATTCTTGCTGAGCAAGTCGTGAATTATGTTGGAAAAGCTGAGGAATTTTGGGCATTTAATCCATTTAGGTACACTACATGGTGTGTGCTTATGAAAAAAAATAGCTGCTGA
- a CDS encoding helix-turn-helix domain-containing protein, with amino-acid sequence MNFNKQLKLYRERDGYSQEELAEKIYVTRQTISKWENDHTYPDIHNLIALSTLFDVTLDELVKGDVAIMKNNQHIEAEKMNRLSWVMIIFIILTVLSIGPVMLLWDWYGLGISFVLWGISMIAALKIEKIKKERDVQTYSEIVAFIDGEDLEAARAKRDKKRDRRNKTKIVLGFSLAAGVLAAISSFLWIWLS; translated from the coding sequence ATGAACTTTAATAAGCAATTAAAACTTTATCGTGAAAGAGATGGTTACTCTCAAGAAGAACTTGCAGAAAAAATCTATGTCACACGGCAAACAATTTCTAAATGGGAGAACGATCATACTTATCCTGATATTCATAATTTGATTGCATTAAGCACTCTTTTTGATGTCACTTTAGATGAATTAGTCAAAGGAGATGTAGCAATTATGAAAAACAATCAACACATCGAAGCGGAAAAAATGAACCGACTCTCTTGGGTTATGATTATATTTATTATTCTAACGGTTCTATCTATTGGTCCTGTTATGTTACTTTGGGATTGGTACGGATTGGGTATTTCTTTTGTTCTTTGGGGAATTTCTATGATTGCAGCTTTAAAAATCGAGAAAATCAAAAAGGAAAGAGATGTTCAAACCTATAGTGAAATTGTTGCTTTTATAGATGGGGAAGATCTTGAAGCAGCCAGAGCCAAACGAGACAAAAAAAGGGATCGCAGGAATAAAACAAAAATCGTTTTGGGCTTTTCATTAGCAGCTGGTGTACTGGCTGCGATTAGTTCGTTTCTATGGATTTGGCTTTCGTAA
- a CDS encoding CobW family GTP-binding protein, with product MIIPITVISGFLGSGKTTLINHVLKATNLVPEEILIIENEFGDKGIDHELLLHSHERIFQMNGGCICCSLRTDLIHALIAVDEVFIEQGYPIKQVIIETSGISDPQPILQTILATPRICTNFYLDSVITVVDSDFFEKNLNYPESLKQLAMADRVIISKKSDKNTNEIQDIIQQIKPINPMADFFTFSLSDEKESVARQVIGINKFNQELHLEHLSDEHHARHHHSEKSHRKLHHKFEALHLEGTGIIAETLFQRWIDWVMMSNQENIFRIKGFIQFMDNEFQTEIQGINQLFQFRPTVRKTKINELIIIGQNLPQKSIQEAFEKILCKNKQSADV from the coding sequence ATGATAATACCAATCACGGTTATTTCTGGATTTTTAGGTTCTGGGAAAACAACGCTAATCAACCATGTACTAAAGGCAACTAATTTAGTTCCAGAGGAAATACTGATCATTGAAAATGAATTTGGCGATAAAGGAATTGATCATGAATTGCTTCTTCACTCGCATGAGCGAATTTTCCAAATGAACGGAGGCTGTATTTGCTGTAGCTTACGAACGGATTTGATTCATGCATTGATTGCAGTTGATGAAGTATTTATCGAACAAGGCTATCCAATTAAACAAGTGATTATTGAAACGAGTGGTATTTCTGATCCTCAGCCGATTTTACAGACAATTTTGGCAACACCTAGAATTTGTACGAACTTTTATTTGGACAGTGTTATTACGGTGGTCGATAGTGATTTTTTTGAAAAAAATTTGAATTATCCAGAATCATTAAAGCAATTAGCTATGGCTGATCGTGTCATCATTTCTAAGAAGTCTGATAAAAATACAAATGAAATTCAAGATATTATACAACAGATAAAACCTATAAATCCAATGGCTGATTTTTTTACTTTTTCATTATCAGATGAAAAGGAAAGTGTTGCTCGACAAGTTATTGGGATCAATAAATTTAATCAAGAACTTCATCTGGAACATCTGAGTGATGAGCATCACGCTAGGCATCATCACTCGGAGAAATCTCATCGTAAATTACATCATAAGTTTGAAGCATTACATTTGGAAGGAACAGGTATAATTGCAGAGACGTTATTTCAGAGGTGGATAGATTGGGTAATGATGAGTAACCAAGAAAATATTTTTCGAATAAAAGGCTTTATCCAGTTTATGGATAATGAGTTTCAAACAGAAATTCAAGGTATCAACCAACTCTTTCAATTTAGACCAACGGTGCGCAAAACAAAAATCAATGAGCTCATTATTATCGGTCAAAATTTACCACAAAAGAGTATACAAGAAGCGTTTGAAAAAATCCTGTGTAAGAATAAGCAATCTGCAGACGTTTAA
- the rpmF gene encoding 50S ribosomal protein L32: MAVPARKTSKQKKKLRRMHQKMSKPEISFDASTGDYRRSHHVSLKGYYKGKKVTE; encoded by the coding sequence ATGGCTGTACCAGCAAGAAAAACATCTAAACAAAAAAAGAAGCTTCGTCGTATGCATCAAAAAATGTCAAAACCCGAAATTTCGTTCGACGCTTCGACGGGTGACTATAGACGCAGTCACCATGTATCTTTAAAAGGATATTACAAAGGAAAAAAAGTAACGGAATAG
- the rpmG gene encoding 50S ribosomal protein L33: MRQNIILECVETGERLYLTSKNQRNTPERLELKKYSKKLRRKAIFKEIKK; this comes from the coding sequence ATGAGACAAAACATTATACTAGAATGTGTCGAAACAGGTGAGCGCTTGTATTTAACAAGTAAAAATCAAAGAAACACACCAGAAAGATTAGAATTAAAAAAATATTCGAAAAAATTAAGAAGAAAAGCTATTTTTAAAGAAATCAAAAAATGA
- a CDS encoding DUF1846 domain-containing protein: protein MKKQGFDPQKYIEEQSKYILERVDHYDKLYLEFGGKLIGDMHAKRVLPGFDADAKIKLLQKLKDQAEILICVYAGDIERNKIRGDYGITYDMDILRQIDELREYGLAVNSVVITRYSGQPSTKMFINKLERRDIKVYKHAAIEDYPSNLEKIVSEEGFGKNNYIPTTKQIVVVTAPGPGSGKLATCLNQLYHESRNGKTAGYSKFETFPVWNVPLKHPLNIAYEAATVDLKDVNMIDSFHFDKYQKVAVNYNRDVETFPVIKRIIEKITGEESVYQSPTDMGVNRVGFGIIDDDVVKEASKQEIIRRCFATECDFKKGLIDEGTVNRIKLIMEEVELKKEDRKAVLPAREYSERLREQTQSNDTPAVIAFELQDGRIVTGRTSSLMDSCSSAILNSIKTLANISDEILLLSPVILETIQTMKRKDLHSKITALKANEILIALAISAVTNPTAQLAYDKLSELNGVQAHSTVMLSKNDEQTLRELGLDITSDAVYPSENLYYI from the coding sequence GTGAAAAAACAAGGTTTTGATCCACAAAAGTACATCGAAGAGCAATCAAAATATATCCTTGAAAGAGTTGATCATTACGACAAACTTTACTTGGAATTTGGTGGGAAATTGATTGGCGATATGCATGCGAAACGTGTTCTGCCAGGATTTGATGCGGACGCTAAAATTAAACTTTTACAAAAATTAAAAGATCAAGCGGAGATTTTGATTTGTGTTTATGCAGGGGATATTGAGCGTAATAAAATTCGTGGCGATTATGGGATCACCTATGATATGGATATTTTACGCCAAATCGATGAGTTAAGAGAGTATGGCTTAGCAGTTAACAGTGTGGTGATTACCCGCTATAGTGGACAACCTTCTACAAAAATGTTTATCAACAAACTGGAAAGAAGAGATATCAAAGTCTATAAACATGCGGCGATCGAAGATTATCCATCCAATCTTGAGAAAATCGTCAGCGAAGAAGGCTTTGGGAAAAATAACTATATTCCAACAACAAAACAAATCGTAGTCGTGACAGCACCTGGTCCTGGTAGTGGGAAATTGGCAACTTGTTTGAACCAACTCTACCATGAAAGCCGTAATGGTAAGACTGCTGGTTATTCAAAATTTGAAACCTTCCCAGTTTGGAATGTTCCCTTGAAGCATCCTTTAAATATTGCCTATGAAGCAGCGACTGTTGATTTGAAAGATGTGAATATGATCGATTCATTTCATTTTGATAAGTACCAAAAAGTTGCTGTTAATTATAATCGTGATGTTGAGACATTCCCCGTAATCAAACGAATCATTGAAAAAATTACCGGCGAAGAATCTGTCTACCAATCACCAACAGATATGGGGGTGAACCGTGTTGGTTTTGGGATTATTGATGATGATGTAGTGAAAGAAGCCTCTAAACAAGAAATCATCCGTCGCTGTTTTGCTACAGAATGTGACTTTAAAAAAGGCTTGATCGATGAAGGAACAGTCAATCGCATTAAGCTGATCATGGAAGAAGTCGAACTGAAAAAAGAAGACCGCAAAGCGGTACTGCCTGCTAGAGAGTATTCAGAACGATTGAGAGAACAAACCCAAAGTAATGATACGCCGGCTGTTATTGCGTTTGAGTTACAAGATGGTCGAATTGTAACCGGGAGAACCAGCAGCTTAATGGATTCTTGTTCATCTGCTATTTTGAATTCTATTAAAACATTAGCCAATATTTCAGATGAAATCTTATTATTGTCTCCTGTGATTCTTGAAACCATTCAAACGATGAAACGCAAAGATTTACACAGCAAAATTACGGCTTTAAAAGCCAACGAAATCTTGATTGCGCTAGCAATCAGTGCTGTTACAAACCCAACAGCACAATTGGCGTATGATAAATTATCTGAATTGAATGGTGTCCAAGCGCATTCTACGGTGATGTTGAGTAAGAATGATGAGCAAACGTTAAGAGAGTTAGGGTTGGATATTACGAGTGATGCGGTTTATCCGTCTGAGAATTTGTATTATATTTAA
- a CDS encoding cystathionine gamma-synthase, with protein sequence MHFQTKLIHGGISNDEQTGAVSVPIYQTSTYKQNGVGNPKQYEYTRSGNPTRFALEELVAELDEGVQGFAFASGLAALHTVLSLFEAGDHILLGDDVYGGTFRLVQKVFEKNGLTYSLVKTDVLTSIEEAITEKTKAILFETPTNPLLKVSDIQAISSLANKYHLVTIVDNTFMTPYFQRPLTVGADIVVYSGTKYLGGHSDVVSGFAVTNQTELAEKIGYYQNAIGGVLGPHDSWLVQRSLKTLALRMEAHQKNALKIATYLETHPAVAVVYYPGLKSHAGFELAKKQMSGFSGMISFELKDEAFVNSFVEGLNIFTLAESLGGVESLIEVPAVMTHASIPKEIREQAGIKDGLIRLSVGIEYIDDLISDLEQAFEKIGL encoded by the coding sequence ATGCATTTTCAAACAAAATTAATCCATGGTGGAATCAGTAACGATGAACAAACAGGAGCAGTCAGTGTCCCAATCTATCAAACATCAACCTATAAGCAAAATGGTGTTGGAAACCCTAAACAGTATGAATATACTCGTTCTGGAAATCCAACCCGATTTGCTTTAGAAGAACTAGTAGCGGAACTTGATGAAGGAGTACAAGGCTTCGCATTTGCTTCTGGTTTAGCAGCTTTGCATACAGTCTTATCCCTTTTTGAAGCAGGAGATCATATACTATTAGGCGATGATGTATACGGTGGAACGTTTCGACTAGTTCAAAAGGTTTTTGAAAAAAATGGCCTCACCTATTCATTGGTGAAAACTGATGTTTTAACCTCGATAGAAGAGGCAATCACTGAGAAAACAAAAGCAATTCTCTTTGAGACGCCAACCAATCCATTATTGAAAGTTTCTGACATTCAAGCAATTTCCTCTTTAGCAAACAAGTATCATTTAGTGACGATTGTGGATAATACCTTTATGACACCCTATTTTCAACGTCCCTTAACAGTAGGAGCCGACATTGTGGTATACAGTGGGACCAAGTATCTTGGCGGACATAGCGATGTTGTCTCAGGTTTTGCAGTGACAAATCAAACGGAATTAGCAGAAAAAATTGGCTATTACCAAAATGCAATAGGGGGCGTTCTAGGTCCGCATGATAGTTGGTTAGTTCAAAGAAGTCTCAAAACATTAGCACTTAGAATGGAAGCTCATCAAAAAAATGCATTAAAAATTGCCACATATCTTGAAACCCATCCAGCTGTTGCAGTTGTTTATTATCCTGGGTTAAAGAGTCATGCAGGCTTTGAATTAGCCAAAAAACAAATGAGCGGTTTTAGTGGCATGATTTCTTTTGAGCTGAAAGACGAGGCGTTTGTCAATTCGTTTGTGGAAGGTCTAAACATTTTTACGTTAGCAGAAAGTTTGGGTGGGGTTGAAAGTTTGATCGAAGTTCCAGCAGTGATGACACATGCATCTATTCCAAAGGAAATCAGAGAACAGGCTGGAATTAAAGATGGATTGATTCGTTTATCTGTCGGGATTGAATACATTGATGATTTGATTAGTGATTTAGAGCAAGCGTTTGAGAAAATTGGATTGTAG
- a CDS encoding PLP-dependent cysteine synthase family protein, with the protein MIVDEVQELIGHTPMFKFDAARFGGQKGSKIYAKLEYLNPGGSIKDRLGQHLLTRALQEEKITSETKIIEPTAGNTGIGIALAGVKEGIKTLFVVPEKFSLEKQQLMKALGAEIVHTPTAKGIRGAIDKATQLAKEIPNSYLPLQFENEENPKAYYNTLGPEIFNELSGQLTSFVAGVGSGGTFAGVAAYLRDQNPQIRAIGVEPEGSILNGGTAHGHEIEGIGVEFIPTFFENVTIDKIYTIRDEEGFYFTRLLAEKFGLLVGSSSGAAFAAAIKESKTLPENSTIVTIFPDSGERYLSKNIYG; encoded by the coding sequence ATGATAGTTGATGAAGTACAGGAATTGATTGGACACACACCGATGTTCAAGTTTGATGCTGCTCGATTTGGTGGTCAAAAAGGGAGTAAGATCTATGCTAAATTAGAATACCTGAACCCAGGGGGCAGTATCAAAGATCGGTTAGGGCAACATTTGCTAACCCGTGCGTTGCAAGAAGAAAAAATAACTTCTGAAACAAAAATCATTGAACCAACAGCTGGAAATACAGGCATTGGTATTGCTTTGGCAGGCGTGAAAGAAGGCATCAAGACTTTATTTGTTGTACCCGAGAAATTTAGTTTGGAAAAACAACAATTGATGAAAGCACTAGGAGCAGAAATCGTGCATACACCAACAGCCAAAGGAATCAGAGGGGCAATCGACAAAGCAACACAATTGGCAAAAGAGATCCCAAACAGTTATTTACCGTTACAATTTGAAAATGAAGAAAATCCCAAAGCCTATTACAACACACTTGGACCTGAAATTTTTAATGAGCTTTCAGGACAACTAACAAGCTTCGTTGCTGGAGTCGGCAGTGGGGGAACGTTTGCAGGAGTTGCAGCCTATCTAAGAGATCAAAACCCACAAATTCGTGCGATCGGAGTAGAACCAGAAGGCTCGATTTTAAATGGAGGAACAGCTCACGGACACGAAATTGAAGGGATCGGAGTAGAGTTTATCCCCACGTTCTTTGAGAATGTAACGATTGATAAAATTTATACTATCCGTGATGAAGAAGGGTTCTATTTTACAAGGCTTTTAGCAGAAAAATTTGGGCTACTCGTTGGTAGCTCAAGTGGAGCAGCTTTTGCTGCAGCCATTAAAGAAAGCAAGACATTACCCGAAAACAGTACAATTGTCACTATTTTTCCAGATTCTGGAGAACGATATCTCTCCAAAAATATTTATGGCTAG